The following proteins come from a genomic window of Pirellula staleyi DSM 6068:
- a CDS encoding TNT domain-containing protein yields the protein MPLRFGAIETALQRLATVILLGIAGYGAYAALDTERLSTFDADLARRLEHQLASLDLAPQEAESALPPAATGLHAPEARFVYDPKSDEYRDRNTGHLVARADLPYPPNHGFLSAQRSVLKPGTIVDRYGSPLGRFCGTPGDTISMRGMPEGDNDLPYYRYEVKQPIDVLAGPSAPVPAFGATGGGLQYLFPEPIQSLVQQGNLVQLP from the coding sequence ATGCCACTTCGTTTCGGTGCCATCGAGACCGCGCTACAGCGACTGGCAACGGTTATTCTCCTGGGGATCGCTGGCTACGGGGCTTACGCGGCGCTCGATACTGAGCGCCTCTCGACATTCGATGCCGATCTCGCCCGCCGCCTCGAGCATCAACTTGCCTCGCTCGATCTCGCGCCGCAGGAAGCCGAGTCAGCGCTACCGCCCGCTGCCACTGGACTCCATGCGCCCGAGGCCAGATTCGTCTATGACCCCAAGTCGGATGAATACCGCGATCGCAACACCGGCCATTTGGTCGCGCGAGCCGACTTGCCTTACCCGCCGAATCACGGTTTTTTGAGCGCCCAGCGCTCCGTTTTAAAGCCTGGAACGATCGTCGATCGGTATGGAAGTCCGCTCGGACGCTTCTGCGGCACGCCCGGAGACACGATCTCGATGCGGGGGATGCCCGAGGGGGATAACGACCTGCCGTACTACCGCTACGAAGTCAAACAGCCGATCGATGTGCTGGCTGGCCCCTCGGCTCCAGTTCCCGCTTTTGGCGCAACTGGCGGCGGTCTGCAGTACCTTTTTCCCGAGCCAATTCAGTCGCTCGTTCAGCAGGGGAATCTAGTCCAGCTTCCTTAG
- a CDS encoding adenine phosphoribosyltransferase, with amino-acid sequence MMTDGSALDLKSFIRDIPDFPKPGILFRDITPLLASPPAFKESIRRLCEPFADSKVDAIVAAEARGFIFAAPMAVQLGAAFVPVRKPGKLPFDTHSFHYELEYGSDTLEIHVDGLKSGQRVLVVDDLLATGGTVGACCRLIERTGATVVGCAFAIELVALGGVKTLAPYSSFSLLKY; translated from the coding sequence ATGATGACCGACGGCAGCGCCTTGGACCTGAAAAGTTTTATTCGCGACATCCCTGATTTTCCGAAGCCAGGAATCTTGTTCCGCGACATTACTCCCCTACTGGCGAGTCCTCCAGCGTTCAAGGAATCGATTCGCCGTTTGTGCGAGCCCTTTGCGGACTCCAAAGTCGATGCGATCGTTGCCGCCGAGGCACGCGGATTTATTTTCGCCGCGCCGATGGCGGTGCAACTCGGGGCTGCATTCGTACCAGTCCGTAAGCCCGGCAAACTTCCTTTCGATACGCACTCGTTCCACTATGAACTCGAGTACGGAAGCGACACGCTGGAAATTCACGTCGACGGTTTGAAGTCGGGACAGCGAGTGCTGGTGGTCGACGATTTGCTGGCCACCGGTGGTACGGTGGGCGCCTGCTGTCGGCTGATCGAGCGGACTGGTGCCACGGTGGTGGGCTGCGCGTTTGCCATCGAACTGGTTGCTCTGGGTGGCGTGAAGACCCTCGCCCCTTATTCGTCGTTTAGCTTGCTAAAGTATTAG
- a CDS encoding HEAT repeat domain-containing protein, translated as MTDQRPTDSVEKASSTDEHSKVNRPDDSLPPVEPPTATFILQLFLIPLAIVSMVVLVWLMFSWMAQMGRDNPDQLVSQLRKLDDPSWQRAYELAELLRSSDPAYAKLRKDEKLADELVSILENDLKFSDPKEITDARIQRRVYLCRAIGSFELASVLPILCKAATEPQKLVDGEDVEVRIAALEGLAMLASNLQVSLSDAEKAKLLSTVIACSESKSPSTQETNPAGYIPQAEVRAVAAYTLGVIDGDEATARLKKMLVDTYSNARYNAATGLARRGDVAAIPVLKEMLDPENELSARDESNPNDQDRKRVNVVLTGIQATMTLHKVAPDADISELVDRIDQLRNHEFKLIISSQPRIQSIATEAIQRLKP; from the coding sequence ATGACCGACCAGCGACCGACCGACAGCGTAGAGAAAGCCAGTTCCACCGACGAGCATTCGAAGGTCAACCGGCCCGACGATTCGTTGCCGCCGGTCGAGCCCCCCACCGCCACGTTCATTCTGCAGCTGTTCCTTATTCCACTGGCCATCGTCTCGATGGTGGTGCTCGTTTGGCTGATGTTCAGCTGGATGGCCCAGATGGGGCGCGACAACCCCGATCAACTCGTGAGTCAGCTTCGCAAACTCGACGATCCAAGCTGGCAACGGGCCTACGAACTGGCCGAGCTTCTGCGAAGTTCCGATCCTGCCTACGCCAAGCTTCGCAAGGATGAGAAGCTCGCCGACGAACTCGTCTCGATTCTCGAAAACGATCTGAAATTCAGCGATCCCAAAGAGATCACCGACGCCCGCATTCAGCGGCGAGTTTATTTGTGCCGCGCGATCGGCTCGTTCGAGCTCGCTTCGGTTCTTCCGATTCTTTGCAAAGCTGCCACCGAGCCCCAAAAGCTCGTGGATGGTGAAGATGTCGAGGTTCGCATCGCCGCGCTCGAAGGGCTTGCAATGCTCGCCAGTAATTTGCAAGTCTCCCTCTCTGATGCCGAAAAAGCAAAGCTCCTCTCGACAGTGATTGCCTGCTCGGAATCGAAGTCTCCGTCTACGCAAGAGACGAATCCCGCTGGCTACATTCCCCAAGCGGAAGTGCGGGCTGTCGCCGCATACACGCTCGGTGTGATTGATGGTGACGAAGCGACGGCACGCCTCAAAAAGATGCTGGTCGACACCTATTCCAACGCCCGCTACAACGCCGCAACAGGCCTCGCGCGGCGTGGAGATGTCGCTGCGATTCCGGTGCTGAAAGAAATGCTCGACCCCGAAAACGAACTTTCCGCGCGGGATGAAAGCAATCCCAACGATCAAGATCGCAAACGGGTGAACGTCGTTCTGACTGGCATTCAGGCCACAATGACACTCCACAAAGTGGCTCCCGACGCCGATATCAGCGAACTTGTCGATCGCATCGATCAGCTGCGCAATCACGAGTTCAAGCTGATCATCAGCAGCCAACCCCGCATTCAGTCGATTGCCACGGAAGCAATCCAGCGGCTGAAGCCATAA
- a CDS encoding FdhF/YdeP family oxidoreductase, which translates to MKKPASGGGWRAILYSLKKAREVGGFWKLWTAMRSKNACKTCALGMGGQQGGMVNEAGSFPEVCKKSLQAMAADMQGAVRDDFWSTYSLAQLQKFTPRELEHCGRLTEPVVVEPGSQYYRPITWDDALGRITKKLRELEASQSFWYFSGRSSTEAGFLLQLLARLYGTNNVNNCSFYCHQASGVGLQSSVGTGTATIEFEDVEHADMVMLIGGNPASNHPRLMSTLMGIRNRGGEVIVVNPVRELGLVNFRVPSNTWSMLFGTKIASLYCQPHIGGDLALISGIAKRVVELGGEDREYLKKYTTGHEAWLASLEQMSWAEITEKSGTTREEIDDIARRYIKAKKVVFGWTMGITHHVNGVKNVQAIANLAMLRGMVGRPGAGLMPIRGHSNVQAMGSVGVTPKLKDAIFERLEKEYSVKLPTSPGLDTLGCMEGAMDGSLKFGLCLGGNLYGSNPDATFAGKSLAQLDMLVYLSTTLNTGHAHGIAKETIILPVLARDEEPQATTQESMFNYIRLSDGGPRRHEGPRSEVEVIARIGEGALPKAPLDWQSMTSTGKIRQAIAKVVPGFEQIATIDKTKKEFAVAGRVLHEPKFPTKDGKGVIHTHELPPLLGTGNQLRLMTVRSEGQFNTVVYETEDLYRGQERRDVILMHPDDLAARGLKHDQLVSVTSETGRMENLLARSYSDIRAGNALVYYPEANVLVPRSADPESKTPAFKNVLVVVEPMPAKLPVVSKKRAVAGAT; encoded by the coding sequence ATGAAGAAACCTGCAAGTGGTGGCGGCTGGCGTGCAATCCTGTATTCGCTAAAAAAAGCACGCGAAGTGGGTGGGTTCTGGAAACTCTGGACCGCCATGCGCAGCAAGAATGCGTGCAAAACCTGCGCGCTTGGCATGGGTGGCCAGCAAGGTGGCATGGTCAACGAGGCAGGCAGTTTTCCCGAGGTTTGCAAAAAATCGCTGCAAGCTATGGCCGCCGACATGCAAGGCGCTGTGCGCGACGATTTCTGGTCGACCTATTCGCTGGCTCAGTTGCAAAAATTCACTCCCCGCGAACTCGAGCACTGCGGCCGGTTGACTGAGCCCGTGGTCGTCGAGCCTGGCAGCCAGTATTACCGCCCCATCACCTGGGACGATGCCCTCGGGCGGATCACCAAAAAACTGCGCGAACTCGAAGCGAGTCAGTCCTTCTGGTACTTCAGCGGACGAAGTAGCACCGAAGCAGGCTTTCTTCTCCAGCTTCTCGCGCGTCTGTACGGCACCAACAATGTGAACAACTGCAGTTTCTACTGCCATCAAGCCAGCGGCGTCGGCCTGCAATCGAGCGTCGGCACTGGAACCGCCACGATCGAATTCGAAGATGTCGAACATGCCGACATGGTGATGCTCATCGGCGGAAATCCCGCGAGTAATCATCCACGGCTGATGTCCACGCTCATGGGAATTCGCAATCGCGGCGGGGAAGTGATTGTCGTCAACCCGGTGCGTGAGCTGGGGCTCGTGAACTTCCGCGTTCCCAGTAACACCTGGAGTATGTTGTTCGGCACCAAGATCGCCTCGCTGTATTGTCAGCCTCACATCGGGGGCGATCTCGCCCTCATCAGTGGCATTGCCAAACGGGTCGTAGAACTGGGTGGCGAAGATCGCGAGTACCTGAAAAAGTACACCACCGGCCATGAAGCATGGCTCGCCAGCCTCGAGCAAATGTCGTGGGCCGAGATCACGGAGAAGTCAGGCACGACGCGTGAAGAAATCGACGACATCGCGCGCCGCTACATCAAAGCCAAGAAGGTGGTGTTTGGCTGGACGATGGGCATCACGCATCACGTCAACGGCGTAAAGAATGTGCAAGCGATCGCCAATCTCGCGATGCTGCGAGGGATGGTCGGTCGTCCCGGCGCGGGGCTGATGCCGATTCGTGGCCATTCGAACGTGCAAGCGATGGGGAGTGTCGGCGTCACACCGAAACTGAAAGATGCCATCTTCGAGCGGCTTGAAAAAGAATACTCCGTAAAACTCCCGACCTCCCCAGGTCTCGATACGCTCGGCTGTATGGAAGGGGCCATGGACGGGAGCCTCAAGTTCGGGCTTTGCCTCGGGGGAAATCTCTATGGCAGTAATCCCGACGCCACCTTCGCCGGAAAATCGCTCGCCCAACTCGACATGCTGGTCTACCTGAGCACCACGCTGAATACCGGCCATGCGCACGGCATCGCCAAAGAAACAATCATTTTGCCAGTGCTCGCGCGCGATGAAGAACCGCAAGCGACCACGCAAGAATCGATGTTCAACTACATTCGCCTCAGCGACGGTGGTCCGCGCCGCCATGAAGGGCCGCGTAGTGAAGTCGAAGTGATCGCCCGCATCGGCGAAGGGGCACTCCCCAAAGCGCCGCTCGACTGGCAAAGCATGACCAGCACCGGCAAGATTCGTCAGGCCATCGCCAAGGTCGTTCCGGGTTTTGAACAGATCGCCACGATCGACAAGACCAAAAAAGAGTTTGCGGTCGCCGGTCGTGTGCTCCACGAGCCGAAGTTTCCCACCAAAGATGGAAAAGGGGTGATTCATACGCATGAGTTACCACCTCTGCTCGGCACAGGCAATCAGCTGCGACTGATGACGGTCCGTAGCGAAGGGCAGTTCAACACGGTGGTGTACGAGACGGAAGATCTCTATCGTGGACAAGAGCGCCGCGATGTGATTTTGATGCACCCCGACGATCTCGCAGCACGCGGTCTAAAGCACGATCAGCTCGTCTCGGTCACCAGCGAAACGGGACGGATGGAGAACCTGCTCGCGCGCTCGTACAGCGACATCCGTGCTGGCAATGCGCTCGTCTACTATCCCGAAGCCAACGTGCTGGTCCCCCGGTCGGCTGATCCCGAATCGAAAACCCCCGCGTTCAAGAACGTGCTCGTGGTGGTCGAACCGATGCCGGCCAAACTTCCGGTGGTATCGAAAAAACGGGCTGTAGCAGGGGCAACCTAG
- a CDS encoding fused MFS/spermidine synthase — translation MNRTTSLGIALWSATTILVSAFLLFQVQPVISKTILPWFGGSPAVWTTCMLFFQLVLLAGYAYSHLLITYLTPLRQAILHSGLLVIAIITLPITPSDFWKPESGEYPALRILLLLLAKVGLPYFLLSSTGPLVQAWIARTTTSASTYRLYALSNIGSLGALLSYPFLIETQFSVVTQGISWSIGFGLFALLSGGLSIAIARMTQADATATAAPTPMPQPASDAAETGMEPPSQFWQRATWIVLPTIASVALLAITNYVCQDIAVTPFMWVVPLSLYLLSFIICFDSPRWYVRKLWGTLTIVGILLLNYLLRYEKIDSFVKSRLGFELTLSDTINWLLSVMHMKSSVEDFEGSLMAQAVVYLAILFFVCMVCHGELAKRKPEPRDLTLYFLLISVGGALGGILVALVCPLVFKMHHELAISITCGMLVGWIAIVADGKTTWLVGRDWLQWVMAFVLVGCVLATASAQIEAANPNVIAMLRNFYGTLHVQTYDPENEVSQGRALYHGRILHGYQYLNETRRYEPTTYYIRGSGAGVAVENFPRAENEPLRVAVIGLGSGTMATHGRKGDVYRFYDIDPKVITIANNYFTFLKDSLATTEVVLGDARIQMESELKKSGSQQYDVIILDAFSGDAIPAHLLTVEAMQIYEQHLRTNTQGEVQGVIAVHISNRYLDLEPVVIALAEKQKFQAIQVSVEEGEDNGDTGSDWILLTRNEEFLAQPDVILGSTVLKTDGSSKKLLWTDQHNSLWPILK, via the coding sequence ATGAATCGAACGACCTCGCTCGGCATTGCCCTTTGGTCGGCAACCACCATTCTGGTCTCCGCGTTTCTGCTGTTTCAGGTTCAGCCGGTCATCAGCAAAACGATCTTGCCTTGGTTCGGCGGCAGTCCTGCCGTCTGGACCACCTGCATGCTCTTCTTTCAGCTCGTGCTCCTCGCAGGCTACGCCTATTCGCACCTGCTGATCACCTACCTTACGCCCCTTAGACAAGCGATCTTGCATAGTGGTCTGCTGGTGATTGCGATCATCACCCTTCCGATCACCCCCAGCGATTTCTGGAAGCCCGAGAGTGGCGAGTATCCAGCGCTACGGATTTTGCTTTTGCTCCTTGCCAAAGTCGGGCTCCCCTATTTTTTGCTCTCCTCGACCGGACCACTCGTGCAGGCCTGGATTGCTCGCACAACTACCAGCGCATCGACCTACCGGCTGTATGCGCTCTCGAATATCGGCTCGCTCGGCGCGCTCCTGTCGTATCCCTTTTTGATCGAAACGCAATTCTCGGTCGTCACTCAAGGGATTAGCTGGTCGATTGGGTTTGGTCTCTTCGCGCTTTTGTCAGGCGGTCTTTCGATTGCGATCGCGCGCATGACGCAAGCCGACGCAACCGCGACCGCAGCACCTACACCCATGCCACAGCCCGCCAGCGATGCTGCGGAGACAGGCATGGAGCCTCCGAGCCAATTTTGGCAGCGCGCCACATGGATCGTGCTCCCAACGATCGCTTCGGTCGCCCTCCTGGCGATCACCAACTACGTCTGCCAAGACATTGCCGTCACCCCTTTCATGTGGGTTGTGCCGCTGAGTCTCTATCTTCTGTCGTTCATCATCTGCTTCGACAGTCCGCGCTGGTATGTCCGCAAGCTCTGGGGCACACTCACAATCGTCGGCATCTTGCTGCTCAACTATTTGCTGCGCTACGAGAAGATTGATTCGTTCGTGAAGTCGAGGCTCGGTTTCGAGCTCACACTTTCCGACACCATCAACTGGCTGCTCTCCGTGATGCACATGAAATCGAGCGTCGAAGATTTTGAAGGGAGCCTGATGGCCCAGGCGGTGGTCTATCTCGCGATCTTGTTCTTCGTCTGCATGGTATGTCACGGAGAACTCGCCAAACGCAAACCCGAGCCGCGCGATCTGACCCTCTATTTCCTGCTGATCAGTGTCGGCGGAGCGCTCGGCGGGATTTTGGTGGCGCTAGTTTGTCCTCTTGTCTTCAAGATGCATCACGAACTCGCGATTTCGATCACGTGCGGCATGCTTGTCGGCTGGATTGCGATTGTGGCCGATGGCAAAACAACGTGGCTTGTCGGTCGCGATTGGCTGCAGTGGGTGATGGCCTTCGTGCTGGTTGGATGTGTGCTCGCAACGGCCAGCGCGCAGATCGAGGCTGCTAATCCCAACGTCATCGCCATGCTCCGCAACTTCTATGGCACCCTCCATGTGCAAACCTATGATCCCGAGAACGAAGTGAGCCAAGGGCGCGCGCTCTATCACGGGCGTATCTTGCACGGCTACCAGTACCTGAACGAAACGCGCCGCTATGAGCCGACCACTTACTACATTCGCGGCAGTGGCGCAGGTGTCGCCGTCGAGAACTTTCCCCGCGCCGAAAACGAACCACTCCGCGTGGCGGTGATCGGCCTTGGCAGTGGCACCATGGCCACGCATGGTCGCAAGGGTGACGTTTATCGTTTCTACGACATCGATCCCAAAGTGATCACGATTGCCAACAACTACTTCACGTTCCTGAAGGACTCGCTCGCCACCACCGAGGTTGTGCTCGGCGATGCTCGCATTCAGATGGAGTCGGAGCTCAAAAAGAGTGGCTCGCAGCAGTACGACGTGATCATTCTCGATGCGTTCTCGGGGGATGCGATCCCGGCGCACTTGCTAACGGTCGAGGCAATGCAGATCTACGAGCAACATCTGCGCACCAATACCCAGGGAGAAGTGCAGGGGGTGATCGCGGTCCATATCAGCAATCGCTACCTCGACCTAGAACCGGTGGTAATTGCCCTCGCTGAAAAACAGAAGTTCCAGGCGATCCAGGTCTCGGTCGAAGAGGGAGAAGACAACGGGGATACCGGGAGCGACTGGATTCTGCTGACTCGCAACGAAGAGTTCCTCGCGCAGCCCGACGTGATCCTCGGAAGCACAGTCCTGAAGACCGACGGCAGCTCGAAGAAACTCCTCTGGACCGATCAACACAACAGCTTGTGGCCCATTTTGAAGTAG
- a CDS encoding lipoate--protein ligase family protein, with translation MKLLRWSPVDPRVSLAVDDALLEMAERGEAEEMLRIWEFSEPVVVLGRSCEAAREVRLDLCRHKKIPVLRRVSGGGTIVGGPGCLMYSVLLSIERRPQLRHLDLAHQTVLTRLAVALRAAAGLDAAIVGTSDIALPAFGEESVLRKVSGNSLRVKRDWLLYHGTLLIDFELALVSELLLPPPREPEYRAARDHQQFVTNLQIDRIALEHALVHAFGAAGESARPSESELDQLVRDRYGNDAWNFSR, from the coding sequence ATGAAACTGCTTCGGTGGTCACCCGTAGACCCGCGCGTATCGCTGGCGGTTGACGATGCGCTCCTAGAAATGGCTGAGCGCGGCGAAGCGGAAGAAATGCTCCGGATTTGGGAATTCTCCGAGCCGGTGGTGGTGCTGGGGAGATCGTGCGAAGCCGCGCGCGAAGTGCGGCTGGATCTCTGTCGTCACAAAAAAATCCCTGTGCTGCGCCGCGTGAGTGGCGGCGGAACGATTGTGGGGGGACCAGGTTGTTTGATGTACAGCGTGCTGCTGTCGATCGAGCGCCGACCCCAACTGCGGCACCTCGATCTGGCCCATCAAACGGTGCTGACGCGGCTGGCCGTGGCCCTGCGAGCAGCCGCTGGGCTCGATGCCGCGATCGTTGGCACGAGCGATATCGCCTTGCCAGCGTTCGGTGAAGAGAGCGTGCTCCGGAAAGTTTCGGGAAACAGCTTGCGCGTAAAACGCGACTGGCTGCTGTATCACGGCACGCTGCTGATCGACTTTGAACTCGCGCTCGTCAGTGAACTGCTGTTGCCACCCCCTCGCGAACCCGAGTATCGAGCCGCGCGCGACCATCAGCAGTTCGTAACGAATTTGCAGATTGATCGAATAGCCCTCGAGCATGCGCTAGTGCATGCTTTCGGGGCGGCTGGTGAAAGTGCTCGTCCCAGCGAGAGCGAGCTCGATCAACTGGTGCGCGATCGCTATGGCAACGATGCCTGGAATTTCAGCCGGTAG
- a CDS encoding AI-2E family transporter has protein sequence MSRMVSFVVLVVILIVFAVLFVRVMQSFLLPLFLAALLGVVFQPLHRWSLRVCREQNYIAATFTTILVLLSVLVPVSAVVTLATLEGLSLIEQLRVENVREKLADLRAQFSLDIPRAGDLRRLEASLNRWRDEQREGETPVFTQAAVDNLIRRADNLEEWQKENAKISYPANIEAFREVLVNLRDSAPETIERDDALIAADAEFRVFKRDFLGGPYRAWLTELANPTDEQIEDLRQSTLLTASSPLVSLGSDTVAIVGKLAFGVVIMVAALFFLFAEGGKMLNAAIRLSPLEERYVRELVGEFDRVCRAVVAATLLSAVAQGILAGIGFYFAGVQHAVALLMVLTCVLAIVPFTGAAAVWIPTSIYLYYDGHTTAAILLAIYGAAIVSTADNIIKPLVLHGQSNLHPLLALLSVIGGIQALGPIGILVGPMVVVFLQTLLKLLQRELTSLDRAEEGGAVGWAALFRPRAAAGNAGTSKPGDEHHHDSFSSSEEDSTATTHSGDEHDKNVDVKTRPAEKPNGHGSAGAKGSTSGPKGKSKKRR, from the coding sequence ATGTCGCGGATGGTTTCATTCGTTGTGCTGGTGGTGATTCTGATCGTCTTCGCGGTCCTGTTCGTCCGCGTGATGCAGAGTTTCCTGCTCCCTCTATTCTTGGCCGCACTGCTGGGAGTGGTGTTTCAGCCGCTTCACCGCTGGTCGCTGCGGGTTTGCAGAGAGCAGAACTACATTGCCGCCACGTTCACCACCATTTTGGTGCTGCTGAGCGTGCTGGTTCCTGTTTCCGCCGTGGTGACGCTTGCTACGCTCGAAGGGCTGTCGCTGATCGAACAGCTGCGCGTGGAAAATGTTCGCGAGAAGCTGGCCGATCTGCGGGCTCAGTTTTCGCTCGATATTCCTCGGGCGGGCGACCTGCGCCGTTTGGAAGCTTCACTCAACCGTTGGCGCGACGAACAGCGTGAAGGGGAGACCCCCGTTTTCACGCAGGCTGCTGTCGACAACTTGATTCGCCGCGCCGACAACCTCGAGGAATGGCAAAAAGAAAACGCCAAGATATCGTATCCGGCCAATATCGAAGCGTTCCGCGAAGTGCTGGTCAATCTGCGTGATTCGGCCCCAGAAACGATCGAGCGCGACGACGCGCTGATCGCCGCCGATGCCGAGTTCCGCGTGTTTAAGCGAGATTTTCTCGGTGGACCGTACCGAGCCTGGCTCACGGAACTTGCCAATCCCACCGACGAGCAAATCGAAGACTTACGACAAAGCACCTTACTGACCGCCAGCTCGCCGCTGGTGTCGCTCGGCAGCGATACGGTGGCCATTGTCGGCAAACTGGCCTTTGGTGTAGTGATTATGGTGGCGGCACTTTTCTTTCTGTTCGCAGAAGGTGGAAAGATGCTCAACGCCGCGATTCGACTCTCCCCCCTCGAGGAACGCTACGTCCGCGAACTGGTCGGAGAATTCGACCGCGTTTGCCGCGCTGTGGTAGCTGCGACTTTGCTCTCCGCTGTGGCGCAAGGAATCTTGGCCGGCATCGGCTTTTACTTCGCCGGGGTACAGCATGCCGTCGCGCTGCTGATGGTGCTCACCTGTGTGCTGGCGATAGTTCCGTTCACCGGAGCTGCTGCGGTTTGGATCCCAACCTCGATCTACCTGTATTACGACGGCCATACGACAGCCGCCATCTTGCTAGCAATCTACGGCGCGGCGATTGTTTCCACCGCCGACAACATCATTAAGCCATTGGTTTTGCACGGTCAATCGAACCTGCATCCGCTGCTGGCACTGCTGTCGGTGATCGGCGGCATTCAGGCACTCGGCCCAATTGGCATTTTGGTGGGTCCGATGGTGGTGGTGTTCCTGCAAACGCTCCTGAAGCTCTTGCAGCGCGAACTTACCTCGCTCGATCGCGCGGAAGAAGGGGGAGCTGTTGGCTGGGCGGCGCTTTTCCGACCTCGCGCGGCGGCTGGCAATGCTGGCACTAGCAAGCCGGGCGATGAGCATCACCACGACTCCTTCTCTAGTTCCGAGGAAGATTCAACCGCAACGACCCATTCGGGCGATGAACACGACAAGAATGTCGACGTCAAAACTCGTCCAGCGGAAAAGCCCAACGGTCATGGATCGGCTGGAGCGAAGGGATCGACCAGCGGCCCCAAGGGGAAGTCGAAAAAAAGACGATAG